A genomic stretch from Lathyrus oleraceus cultivar Zhongwan6 chromosome 2, CAAS_Psat_ZW6_1.0, whole genome shotgun sequence includes:
- the LOC127121677 gene encoding uncharacterized protein LOC127121677, giving the protein MIKLKTNISSNKLRLRGAEIITSQSNSNITKTRVYVQKEDINGEILQQSYVVEFLHDNRICEPCSRVQANPNQWVYIVQLRKHDSHAHNYLHLKNFILKDGVAANALRINKLKHGTDYTFAKEVCARKLVDFIKGINPVSVCESKGLISHDKKSSYDSFGYTFFVQVCSICCEDLIFLPPSVASRFGNIGPIMICSKLTNILGLFDPLTSKLCCLDGDMYWRDCFKSLLSRKDLVEYVVLNIGKVYFEVTINGKKFGLADAEVARVKDLGKNEKRFKIKTHLGNVLIRGDHAVGYDLFEASSSCSDSEIELKEQHIGDGVILIKLSEEKLCQKRPAERPPYLKDLEEITNEVHGMSLGGKEPTLEEKLGGLNLSGEDSKEKKKSRIE; this is encoded by the coding sequence ATGATAAAGTTGAAAACCAATATCAGTTCCAATAAACTGAGGCTTCGCGGTGCTGAAATCATTACATCTCAATCCAATTCAAATATTACCAAAACTAGGGTTTATGTTCAGAAAGAGGATATCAATGGAGAAATTCTTCAACAATCTTATGTTGTTGAGTTTCTTCATGACAACCGCATCTGTGAACCTTGTAGTAGGGTTCAGGCTAATCCTAATCAATGGGTTTATATTGTGCAATTAAGGAAACATGATTCTCATGCGCATAATTATTTGCATTTGAAAAATTTTATTTTGAAGGATGGTGTTGCTGCTAATGCTCTCAGAATCAATAAGCTGAAACACGGTACTGATTACACTTTCGCTAAAGAAGTTTGTGCTAGGAAGTTAGTTGATTTTATCAAGGGAATAAATCCTGTGAGTGTTTGTGAGAGTAAGGGACTTATTTCTCATGATAAGAAGAGTAGTTATGACAGTTTTGGATACACTTTTTTCGTTCAAGTTTGTTCAATTTGCTGTGAGGATTTGATTTTCCTGCCTCCTTCTGTTGCTTCGCGTTTCGGAAATATCGGTCCTATTATGATTTGTAGCAAACTTACTAACATTCTTGGTTTGTTTGATCCATTAACCTCGAAGCTGTGTTGTTTAGATGGTGATATGTATTGGAGGGATTGCTTCAAGTCTTTGCTCTCTAGGAAAGATTTAGTGGAATATGTTGTACTCAATATCGGTAAGGTTTATTTCGAGGTTACTATTAATGGTAAGAAATTCGGTTTAGCTGATGCTGAGGTTGCTCGTGTGAAAGATTTGGGAAAGAATGAGAAGAGATTTAAGATCAAGACTCATCTGGGTAATGTTTTGATAAGGGGTGACCATGCTGTTGGTTATGACTTGTTTGAGGCTAGCTCTAGTTGTAGTGATAGTGAGATTGAATTGAAGGAGCAGCACATAGGAGATGGTGTGATTTTAATCAAGTTATCTGAAGAGAAACTTTGCCAGAAGAGACCTGCAGAGCGTCCGCCGTACTTAAAAGATTTAGAAGAAATCACTAATGAGGTGCATGGCATGTCACTAGGCGGTAAAGAACCAACTTTGGAAGAGAAGCTGGGTGGTCTTAATCTGAGTGGCGAGGACTCTAAGGAGAAGAAGAAGTCGAGGATCGAATAA